In Arcobacter lacus, a single genomic region encodes these proteins:
- a CDS encoding site-specific integrase has product MSKRIKSKKYIGVYYRDLANNDRVFEFTYKDINGIKKWVKVGLASHNINEAYANRKRIETISKIKLDGDEPDFIKKRKAVKKLMLNTVAVEYFKDYETRSKPNIFKESLFKYQNKIEPYFGSKAIDEINKESIDKWLNAFKGEYKQASINSYHATFKAIINFGIKEFKELENIANPLSKISIKDPQNERERVLSTNEIKHLFDCLIHKPKAYLYVSVALGTGARPQAIITTQKKDLDIPNRTLTFPALKKGKRYPVPLIESLFQKLIEATKDLKPDDYIFHPDNPKTDTTRPITYEGMKGQIQPLLDDLFNRGFDSNDRKHRVTFYTFRHTFATHLVKNSNVNILDVKKLMSHSRLQMTERYTKVELHKGTQDALNNLYS; this is encoded by the coding sequence ATGTCAAAAAGAATCAAATCAAAAAAGTATATAGGCGTTTATTATCGGGACTTAGCTAATAATGATAGAGTATTTGAATTTACCTATAAAGATATAAATGGGATTAAGAAATGGGTAAAAGTTGGATTAGCTTCGCATAATATTAACGAAGCATATGCAAATAGAAAGAGAATTGAGACTATTAGTAAAATAAAATTAGATGGAGATGAGCCTGATTTTATAAAGAAAAGAAAAGCAGTTAAAAAGCTTATGTTAAATACTGTAGCTGTTGAGTATTTCAAAGATTATGAAACACGCTCTAAGCCAAACATATTTAAAGAGTCACTTTTTAAATATCAAAATAAAATAGAGCCATATTTTGGTAGCAAAGCAATAGATGAAATAAATAAAGAGTCCATAGATAAATGGTTAAATGCTTTTAAGGGTGAGTATAAACAGGCTTCTATAAATAGTTATCATGCAACATTTAAGGCTATAATTAATTTTGGTATTAAAGAATTTAAAGAGTTAGAAAATATTGCTAATCCCCTTAGCAAAATATCTATAAAAGATCCACAAAATGAGAGAGAACGAGTTTTATCTACAAATGAAATCAAACATCTCTTTGATTGCTTAATTCATAAGCCAAAAGCATATTTATATGTTTCGGTTGCTCTTGGTACAGGAGCTAGACCACAAGCAATAATCACCACACAAAAAAAAGATTTGGATATTCCTAATAGAACATTGACATTTCCAGCACTTAAAAAAGGGAAAAGATATCCAGTTCCACTTATAGAGTCTTTATTTCAGAAACTAATAGAAGCAACAAAAGATTTAAAACCAGATGACTATATTTTTCATCCTGATAATCCAAAAACTGACACAACTAGACCAATTACTTATGAAGGAATGAAAGGTCAAATACAACCACTTCTTGATGATTTGTTTAATAGAGGATTTGATAGTAATGATAGAAAACATCGAGTAACATTTTATACTTTTAGGCATACATTTGCGACGCATTTAGTAAAAAATTCAAATGTAAATATTTTAGATGTTAAAAAGCTTATGAGTCATAGCAGATTACAAATGACTGAAAGATACACAAAAGTTGAGTTACATAAAGGTACTCAAGATGCATTAAATAATTTGTACTCATGA
- a CDS encoding zeta toxin family protein has protein sequence MNKFEKIAIDYLNKNKNAFLQEYTVNINPIDEKIAIFTAGMSGVGKTELSIFFKETNPNFLHIDTDNIRDFFKSVGYDGQNSDLFQKASSRGFNELFNYSLKQGFSIILDSNLSNVDLAIQNIERLLKRDYNVDIYYIYNDPKVCFEYATRREVVTHRKVPKDVFIRSNINSYNTVLELKSIFKESINLHFIDKENDSFYKNVDDTFIINKIGENFEIR, from the coding sequence TTGAACAAATTTGAAAAAATTGCAATTGATTATTTAAACAAAAATAAGAATGCTTTTTTACAAGAGTATACAGTAAATATAAATCCTATTGATGAAAAAATTGCTATTTTTACTGCTGGTATGAGTGGAGTTGGCAAAACCGAATTAAGTATTTTCTTTAAAGAGACAAATCCAAATTTTTTACATATTGACACAGATAATATAAGAGATTTTTTTAAATCTGTTGGGTATGATGGACAAAATTCAGATTTATTCCAAAAAGCTTCAAGCCGAGGATTCAATGAACTCTTTAATTACTCTTTAAAGCAGGGCTTTTCAATAATTTTAGATTCAAATTTATCTAACGTTGATTTGGCTATTCAAAATATTGAAAGATTATTAAAAAGAGACTATAATGTAGACATATATTATATTTATAACGATCCAAAAGTTTGCTTTGAATATGCAACCAGACGAGAAGTTGTAACACATAGGAAAGTTCCAAAGGATGTATTTATAAGAAGTAATATTAACTCTTATAATACGGTTTTGGAGTTAAAATCAATATTTAAAGAGAGTATAAATTTACATTTTATAGACAAGGAAAATGATTCTTTTTATAAAAATGTTGATGATACTTTTATTATAAATAAAATCGGAGAAAATTTTGAAATTAGATAA
- a CDS encoding bifunctional diguanylate cyclase/phosphodiesterase gives MRFLKSIALELGVLFFIIAMLPILSTYFITNNIVEKSLKEESKQKMLEIAESAHLRIESYIQNIISDGTTLAKIPTFIDVLLQKRELNKNFIEYLKLVSSEKGYYDILLVKSNGDVIFTLKKEEDLGLNIHGPMLKETELYKTIKSSNTLLQSEVSNFAYYPPSKKSAAFLSVPIFHKGHILGNIVLQIDNDEFYKIINRYSGLGQSGEIIVGSNPGKSFHITAPTRHNKMIQTQKVDRNDFFAISKALDGEQGSGVYIDYRGKKVLAVWRYLPSLNWGMSVKIDIEELYAPVDSFKELTLYLSLILIILVFFGVFLTYRMITRPIIKLSQEVAQIDEIQLPQKIESKSRHEIQFLIDAFNKLITSVRSHQLKLEDKVKERTIELNSSYEMLEKLTQNVPGTLFQYKLFPDGHSSFPYASNGIKDIYEVEPQDVAQDAQPVFKILHPDDLDKVINTIQSSAKTMNNWNIQYRVNLPKKGTRWVEGFSKPENLEDGSILWYGYIHDITDRKNTENKIAEQKNSLHYQAHHDALTGLPNRILFQDRLEQAIEKAKRNNSKIALLFIDLDHFKEINDSLGHDIGDDILKIVTTRLKAAKRDEDTLARLGGDEFTIILEDLHQGRDASLISNKILESLAQSININNNILYVSSSIGISIYPDDGDSAQSLLKFADSAMYKAKDEGRNNFQYYNSTLTELAFERVVMESNLRAALENEEFVVYYQAQVNGVTNTIIGMEALVRWQHPTMGLVSPSKFIPLAESTGLIIELDRYVMKTAMAQTSQWYKEGLNPGVLAMNLAMKQLQTKDFILILKQLMKETNCKAGWLELEVTEGQIMTHPEKAILILQKISDLGIELAVDDFGTGYSSLAYLKRLPIDKLKIDQAFIRELPEDEEDVGITKAVIALAKSLHLKVIAEGVETKAQRDFLVENGCENIQGYFYSKPIPADEFENILRNGF, from the coding sequence TTGAGATTCTTAAAATCTATTGCTTTAGAACTTGGAGTTTTATTTTTTATCATTGCTATGCTTCCAATCCTAAGTACTTATTTCATAACAAATAATATTGTTGAAAAATCTCTGAAAGAAGAATCTAAACAAAAAATGCTTGAAATCGCAGAAAGTGCACATTTAAGAATAGAATCTTATATACAAAATATAATTTCTGATGGCACTACACTTGCAAAAATACCAACATTTATAGATGTATTGCTTCAAAAAAGAGAGCTCAATAAAAATTTTATAGAATATTTAAAATTAGTGTCGAGTGAAAAAGGGTATTACGATATTTTACTCGTTAAAAGCAATGGAGATGTTATTTTTACTCTCAAAAAAGAGGAGGATTTGGGTTTAAATATTCATGGACCAATGCTCAAAGAAACAGAACTTTATAAAACTATTAAGAGCTCAAATACACTTCTTCAAAGTGAAGTGTCAAACTTTGCTTACTATCCACCATCAAAAAAAAGTGCTGCATTTTTATCTGTACCTATTTTCCATAAAGGTCACATTTTAGGCAATATAGTTTTACAAATTGATAATGATGAGTTTTATAAAATTATCAATCGTTATTCTGGACTGGGTCAGAGTGGCGAGATTATTGTAGGTTCCAATCCTGGAAAATCATTTCATATTACAGCTCCAACGAGACATAATAAAATGATTCAAACACAAAAAGTAGATAGAAATGATTTTTTTGCTATCTCAAAAGCGCTTGATGGTGAACAAGGAAGTGGTGTTTATATTGATTACAGAGGCAAGAAGGTATTGGCTGTTTGGAGATACCTTCCTTCCCTTAATTGGGGAATGAGTGTAAAAATTGACATAGAAGAACTTTATGCTCCGGTAGATAGCTTTAAAGAATTGACACTCTATTTGAGTTTAATATTAATTATTCTTGTATTTTTTGGAGTATTTTTAACTTATAGAATGATTACAAGACCAATTATTAAGCTCTCTCAGGAGGTTGCTCAAATTGATGAGATTCAACTACCCCAAAAAATAGAATCGAAGTCAAGACATGAAATCCAATTTTTAATAGATGCATTCAATAAACTCATTACAAGTGTGCGTTCTCATCAACTCAAACTTGAAGATAAGGTCAAAGAAAGAACAATTGAACTTAATTCTAGTTATGAGATGTTGGAAAAGCTAACACAAAATGTGCCTGGAACTCTTTTTCAATATAAGCTTTTCCCAGATGGACATTCTTCTTTTCCTTATGCTAGTAATGGGATAAAAGATATTTATGAAGTTGAACCTCAAGATGTAGCTCAAGATGCACAACCTGTGTTTAAAATATTGCATCCAGATGATTTAGATAAGGTAATTAATACAATTCAAAGTTCAGCTAAAACAATGAATAATTGGAATATACAATACAGAGTTAATTTACCAAAAAAAGGTACGCGTTGGGTTGAGGGTTTTTCTAAACCAGAAAACCTTGAAGATGGTAGTATTTTATGGTATGGGTATATTCATGATATAACTGATAGAAAGAATACAGAGAATAAAATAGCAGAACAAAAAAATAGTTTACATTATCAAGCACATCACGATGCTTTAACAGGTCTCCCAAATAGAATTCTATTTCAAGATAGATTGGAACAAGCCATTGAAAAAGCTAAACGTAATAACTCCAAGATAGCACTCCTTTTCATAGATCTAGACCATTTTAAAGAAATAAATGATTCATTAGGTCATGATATTGGGGATGATATTTTAAAAATAGTAACAACAAGACTAAAAGCAGCTAAAAGAGATGAAGATACCTTAGCCAGATTAGGTGGAGATGAGTTTACAATTATCCTAGAAGATTTACATCAAGGGCGAGATGCCTCTTTAATATCTAATAAAATACTAGAGAGTTTAGCTCAGTCTATAAATATAAACAATAATATTTTGTATGTATCTAGTAGTATAGGCATTAGTATATACCCCGATGATGGAGACTCTGCTCAGAGTCTTCTTAAATTTGCAGATTCTGCTATGTATAAAGCAAAAGACGAGGGAAGAAATAATTTCCAATATTATAATTCAACATTAACTGAACTTGCATTTGAAAGAGTTGTAATGGAATCTAACCTAAGAGCTGCTCTGGAAAATGAAGAGTTTGTCGTATACTATCAAGCACAAGTAAATGGTGTTACTAACACTATAATTGGTATGGAAGCACTAGTAAGATGGCAACACCCAACTATGGGCTTAGTCTCTCCATCTAAATTTATCCCTCTTGCTGAATCAACAGGGCTCATAATCGAGTTGGATAGATATGTTATGAAAACTGCAATGGCACAAACATCACAATGGTATAAAGAAGGATTGAATCCTGGAGTATTAGCAATGAACCTTGCTATGAAACAACTTCAAACAAAAGACTTTATCCTTATACTTAAACAGTTAATGAAAGAGACAAACTGTAAAGCAGGATGGTTAGAATTAGAAGTTACAGAAGGTCAGATTATGACTCATCCTGAAAAAGCTATTCTTATACTCCAAAAGATTAGTGATTTAGGTATAGAGTTAGCAGTTGATGACTTTGGTACAGGTTACTCCTCATTAGCATATCTGAAAAGATTACCAATAGATAAATTAAAAATCGATCAAGCATTTATAAGAGAATTACCCGAGGATGAAGAGGATGTAGGTATTACAAAAGCAGTGATAGCACTTGCTAAAAGTTTACATCTAAAAGTTATTGCTGAGGGTGTTGAGACTAAAGCACAAAGAGATTTCCTAGTTGAAAATGGATGTGAAAATATTCAAGGTTATTTTTACTCTAAGCCTATTCCTGCTGATGAGTTTGAAAATATACTTAGAAATGGCTTTTAA
- the urtA gene encoding urea ABC transporter substrate-binding protein → MKSIRAMLLILLCFSKVYAESIKVGILHSLSGTMSISEQSVVDSTLFAIDEINNNGGVLGRKIEPITKDGASNWNTFAKEAENLITKDKVNVVFGCWTSASRKTVKPLFEKYNHLLFYPVQYEGLESSPNIIYTGAAPNQQIIPAVKWAMDTIGKRFYLVGSDYVFPHSANAIMKDQIKSQNGEVLAEKYVLLGSSDVESIVEDIVKKRPDIILNTINGDTNVAFFKALRKRGITPSVIPTISFSIAESELKAMGTESFEGDFVAWNYFQSIESNKNQIFIKAFKKRYGEQSVITDPMEAAYISVHLWAQAVKIANSIELKDVKSALKNLSFAAPEGAVSVDAKSNHIWKNVRIGQIQKDGQFKIIWDTPKPVRPLPYPSYRTKKEWDEFLNALYIQWDKNWANISFTPSKGEL, encoded by the coding sequence ATGAAATCAATTAGAGCTATGCTATTAATATTATTATGCTTTTCCAAGGTGTATGCAGAAAGTATCAAAGTTGGTATTCTTCATTCCCTTTCAGGGACTATGTCAATCAGTGAACAAAGTGTAGTTGATTCTACTCTTTTTGCAATTGACGAGATCAATAACAATGGTGGAGTTCTTGGAAGAAAGATTGAACCCATTACAAAAGATGGGGCTTCAAACTGGAATACTTTTGCTAAAGAAGCTGAAAATCTAATCACAAAAGATAAAGTGAATGTGGTTTTTGGTTGCTGGACATCAGCATCAAGAAAAACGGTTAAACCACTTTTTGAAAAGTACAACCACCTTTTATTTTATCCAGTTCAATACGAAGGTCTAGAGAGTTCACCCAATATTATCTACACAGGTGCAGCTCCAAATCAACAAATTATTCCTGCAGTCAAATGGGCAATGGACACAATCGGAAAAAGATTTTATTTAGTCGGGTCTGATTATGTGTTCCCTCACTCAGCAAATGCAATTATGAAAGATCAAATAAAATCTCAAAACGGTGAAGTTTTAGCTGAAAAATATGTGTTGCTGGGAAGTAGTGATGTTGAAAGTATTGTAGAAGATATAGTAAAAAAGAGACCTGACATTATTTTGAACACAATCAATGGTGATACCAACGTTGCTTTTTTTAAGGCACTTAGAAAAAGGGGAATCACACCAAGTGTTATCCCTACAATATCTTTTAGTATCGCTGAATCTGAACTCAAAGCTATGGGAACAGAGAGTTTTGAGGGTGATTTTGTGGCTTGGAACTATTTTCAAAGTATTGAATCAAATAAAAATCAAATATTTATAAAAGCTTTTAAGAAGCGTTATGGTGAACAAAGTGTAATTACAGATCCTATGGAAGCTGCCTATATTAGTGTGCACCTTTGGGCACAAGCGGTGAAAATAGCAAATAGCATAGAACTAAAAGATGTAAAAAGTGCTCTAAAAAACCTCTCTTTTGCTGCACCAGAAGGTGCTGTAAGTGTAGATGCCAAGAGTAACCATATTTGGAAAAATGTAAGAATCGGTCAAATACAAAAAGATGGTCAATTTAAAATTATCTGGGATACTCCAAAGCCGGTTCGTCCATTACCCTATCCAAGTTATAGAACTAAAAAAGAATGGGATGAGTTTTTAAATGCACTTTATATACAATGGGATAAAAACTGGGCAAACATAAGTTTTACTCCATCTAAAGGGGAACTTTGA
- a CDS encoding recombinase family protein, which yields MNVGYARVSTSSQNLENQIDQLKNSGCEKIFSEKRSGKNESDREQFNIMMDFVREGDVLYITKLDRLARSVIDLHNIAKFLQNKDVNLKVLHQNIDTTSPAGRLLFTMLGAIAEFERDLINERVREGIEAAKKKGIHFGRKAILGNKDKNFIYKQHEKGKSVEWLSKFFHVARNTIYRAIKDVAKKK from the coding sequence ATGAATGTAGGTTATGCAAGAGTTTCAACTTCAAGCCAAAATCTTGAGAATCAAATTGATCAACTCAAGAATTCAGGTTGTGAAAAAATTTTCTCAGAAAAAAGATCAGGAAAAAATGAATCAGATCGTGAACAGTTTAATATTATGATGGACTTTGTAAGAGAAGGTGATGTACTTTATATTACAAAACTGGATAGATTAGCAAGGTCTGTAATAGACCTTCATAACATTGCAAAGTTTTTACAAAATAAAGATGTAAATTTAAAAGTATTACATCAAAACATTGATACAACATCTCCAGCAGGTAGACTATTATTCACAATGTTAGGTGCTATTGCAGAGTTTGAACGTGATTTAATAAATGAACGTGTTAGAGAAGGAATTGAAGCTGCAAAGAAAAAAGGTATTCATTTTGGTAGAAAAGCTATTCTAGGTAATAAAGATAAAAACTTTATATATAAACAGCACGAAAAAGGAAAGTCTGTTGAATGGTTATCTAAATTTTTTCATGTAGCTCGTAATACAATCTATAGAGCAATTAAAGATGTAGCTAAGAAGAAGTAG